A genomic window from Abyssisolibacter fermentans includes:
- a CDS encoding SHOCT domain-containing protein, whose amino-acid sequence MMITQEVYMDQLMKYTIQLAMLSTLLDEKHITEREYAKIKAELDRNYNRYKV is encoded by the coding sequence ATGATGATTACGCAGGAGGTTTATATGGACCAGCTCATGAAATATACCATTCAATTGGCAATGTTGTCCACCCTGCTTGATGAGAAGCATATTACTGAGCGAGAATATGCGAAGATAAAAGCAGAGTTGGATAGGAATTATAATAGATATAAAGTCTAG